A genome region from Methylohalobius crimeensis 10Ki includes the following:
- the phoU gene encoding phosphate signaling complex protein PhoU, translated as MSEEIVHHHISKQYEQELEDIHHRVLVMGGLVEAQVADAVKSLLENDMALAEEVIGNDYKVNSMEVEIDEQCTQILARRQPTARDLRLVLAVIKLIADLERIGDEARRIARQALDIGTHYAKRNQLSELEQLVGQVRLMLHKALDAFARMDVDLAFRIVEEDKVVDREYESIVRQQITYMMEDPRSIPVSLDIMWSARSLERIGDRSCNICEYLIFYVKGKDVRHISLEQLEKQVKE; from the coding sequence ATGTCGGAAGAAATCGTTCATCATCATATATCCAAGCAGTACGAGCAAGAGCTTGAAGATATCCATCATCGGGTTTTGGTGATGGGGGGACTGGTGGAAGCTCAAGTGGCCGATGCGGTCAAATCCCTGCTCGAAAACGATATGGCTTTGGCCGAGGAGGTGATCGGCAACGACTATAAGGTCAACTCCATGGAAGTGGAGATCGACGAACAATGTACGCAAATTCTCGCCCGGCGCCAGCCGACGGCGCGGGATCTTCGGCTGGTTTTGGCGGTGATTAAACTGATCGCCGATCTCGAGCGCATCGGCGACGAAGCGCGCCGAATCGCCCGCCAGGCGCTGGATATCGGTACCCACTACGCCAAGAGAAACCAATTGAGCGAACTGGAGCAGTTGGTGGGGCAAGTCAGATTGATGCTGCATAAGGCCTTGGATGCGTTTGCGCGTATGGATGTGGATCTGGCTTTTCGGATCGTGGAGGAAGACAAAGTAGTCGACCGGGAATACGAGAGCATCGTTCGCCAGCAGATTACCTACATGATGGAAGATCCACGCAGCATCCCCGTTTCATTGGATATCATGTGGTCGGCCCGATCCTTGGAGCGCATCGGCGATCGGAGCTGCAACATATGCGAGTATCTAATTTTTTACGTCAAGGGAAAGGATGTCCGGCACATCAGCCTTGAGCAACTGGAAAAACAAGTCAAAGAATAA